The genomic DNA CGCTCTTGTCGTTGCGGGCGTCCGGCTCGAACACGATGCGCGCGTGCGCCGGGTCGCTCCACACCCAGTCGGCGAGCCCCTGCAGCAGTGCAGCGCTCACCCCGGGGCCGCGCTTGCCGGGGCCGATGAGCAGGTGGATACCGACGTCGCCCGCCTTGCGGTCGTAGAACTCACCGATCTCGTCGACGAACGGGTCGTACGTCTGGAACAGCGCGACGGGTGCGCCGTCGGCGTGCACGAGGTACGCCGCCAGGTGCGGCTGCTCCTGGATCCAGGCGTAGATGTCGCGCA from Luteipulveratus halotolerans includes the following:
- a CDS encoding GNAT family N-acetyltransferase, which gives rise to MSSTVDIAVVPVEADRDAELIHSWTSQERAVFWGMLDKPVKEVRDIYAWIQEQPHLAAYLVHADGAPVALFQTYDPFVDEIGEFYDRKAGDVGIHLLIGPGKRGPGVSAALLQGLADWVWSDPAHARIVFEPDARNDKSVAVLHRLGAEIGPQVDLPHKRAQFGFLTREAWFSGRR